tgcgtgccaccacaaaagatacaaatttatgaaagcatcgctacaatgtagacaatcccaactaccactaaaagaactaaagctaaaatacatttcaggagcacaaggatttcgcgaccaatctcaactaaaacagacagatcccccgattgtgcaacatctttgggcttcttcggctggatcactgcctcattagccgccgtatctgcctgttgtgcaagatatttttgcacgagttcaacatactcttcctcccagtagaagcctgaacatcgtccactgccatcccactgaaattaaaacaaaaaattagaactttaatcacaaccatcatgaaaataggtataaactaaccataatcattaaatacgataaaataactcacattgcgatccggacacttgtagaagatacgatccttgttgggaccctccttcttcactcggtactccatcacaatcttcatctcatcacgacacttgccgcatggaatgagaggaaggcccggcctaagtcgctttggaaacccatgagaggccgaggacccggaagcagttgccatctactctctatactcattttttaatacactataaatttcttcttttataaacaaataaaattaacaaactataaaattatctagatctctaaacaatgatatttttaatggtcattgtgttctcgtcttttactgcggcaggtaagtaattcatatgatatttccgcaaattaacagaagaatgggaatgtacacacataacagactactacgacgatatcgggacgtgtgaataaataaccatccgtactagttgaccttgcttacgtgatcatctcggcgagcatttctccaccggacagcaccgtacttggtcaaggaagagctccgattctatgaggaagggaacacggtctcccacgaccgttgtcgctctccctcgtagaatcaaagctcctccttgatgtccgttaccgctcgacagagaacatgcttgccgagctgaacacggtccgcaagttcaactaatacggattttctataattttctaactattttctaagtttttatttatatatactacgtttaggtacggtgattgacagactactacgacgatatcgggacatgtgaataaataaccatccgtactagttgaccttgcttacgtgatcagcttggcgaggatttctccaccggacggcaccgtacttggtcaaggaagagctccgattctacg
Above is a genomic segment from Miscanthus floridulus cultivar M001 chromosome 3, ASM1932011v1, whole genome shotgun sequence containing:
- the LOC136545380 gene encoding uncharacterized protein produces the protein MATASGSSASHGFPKRLRPGLPLIPCGKCRDEMKIVMEYRVKKEGPNKDRIFYKCPDRNWDGSGRCSGFYWEEEYVELVQKYLAQQADTAANEAVIQPKKPKDVAQSGDLSVLVEIGREILVLLKYEPSLDV